CTGCTGCGCATCGCGCCCACGGCGCACGTGCTGGCCAATCAGGTGTGGGTGGAAGACGGCGCCCTGTTCACCAGCGCCGGCATCACCGCCGGCATCGACCTGGCGCTGCACTGCATTGCGCGCGAGTGCGGCGAGGCGCTGGCCGCCAGCGTGGCCCAGGTGATGGTGGCCGCCACGCGGCGTGGTGCGGCCGCGCCGCAGCTCTCGCCCTTGTTGGCCTTTCGCGACCACCTGCACCCGGCCGTGCACCGGGTGCAGGAGGAGGTGGCCGAGCGCCCGGGCGACGACTGGAGCGCCGAGGCCCTGGCCGCGGTGGCGCATGTCACGCCACGCCACCTGGCGCGGCTGTTCCGCCAGCACACGGGCCTGAGCCCGCGTGATTACGTGGAGCATGTGCGCGCCGCGCTGGCGCGCCAGGCGGTGGCACGTGGCGCCAGCGGGCCGCAGGCGGCGGCGCTGGCCGGCTTCAGCTCCGACCGACAGTGGCGGCGTGCGCGCGGGCGCACCGCCGTGCCGGCACCCGACCGGCCCTGATCCGGCGCAAGACCCCGTCGTTTGCCAGCCAGGTGGCTAGCCGTGGCCGCCGGCACGCGGCAGCGCCCGCCACAGCCACCACGAACAGCCTGTGGCCGCCAGCGCGGGCAGCAGCGCCAGCAGCAGCACGGCGGGCCCGTACCAATGGGTGGGCAGCGGCGTGGCCGGCAGCAGCGCCAGCAGCAGGCCGGCCGCCACCATCCAACGCCCGCCCACGCGGTGGGTGCGCTCCCACACGCGGTCGTCGGCCAGCGTCCAGGGCGTGCGGATGCCCACCGTGGCATTGGGCCGCAGCTTGCCCATCACATTGCCGACGAACGCCAGCATCAGGCCCAGCACCACCAGGCCGAAGCCCGGCCGCGGCAACCACCACCCAAGGGCCACCCCGACGATCAGCGCCTGAAAGGCCGCCAGCACCTGCGCCCCCGCGGCGAACACCGTGCCCACGGCCCGGGCCGAGCGGCGCAGGTTGTCGGCGCGCGGGTCGATGCGCGGCAGCAGCGCCTGCAGCCCGCGCAGCGCCAGTGCCAGACCCGGCAGCAGCCACAGGGCAGTGGCGGCATCCGACCAGCCATCGGCCTGCATCTGGGCGTTGAAGTGCGTGGCCACGCGGGCCCCGGGCGGCAGCTGCACCAGGGCATAGGCGGCCGCGGCCGCCATGGCCACGATCAGCCCCCACTGCAGGCGTTCAAGGCGGTGTTCAGACATGGCGTTTGCCTTTGGTGGTGGCCAGGGAGCGGCCGGTGGTGGCGCTG
The genomic region above belongs to Aquabacterium sp. OR-4 and contains:
- a CDS encoding SdpI family protein, whose protein sequence is MSEHRLERLQWGLIVAMAAAAAYALVQLPPGARVATHFNAQMQADGWSDAATALWLLPGLALALRGLQALLPRIDPRADNLRRSARAVGTVFAAGAQVLAAFQALIVGVALGWWLPRPGFGLVVLGLMLAFVGNVMGKLRPNATVGIRTPWTLADDRVWERTHRVGGRWMVAAGLLLALLPATPLPTHWYGPAVLLLALLPALAATGCSWWLWRALPRAGGHG
- a CDS encoding GlxA family transcriptional regulator, with amino-acid sequence MIDVLFIVLPDTLLLDLAGPAEAFRLANQALARRGQPAAFHLRYAGPAPMARSSVGLMLAELEPLPEAFVRPTWTVLLGRPGEAPRVLQRQRAWLAARQWLVRQMPAVLAAPATAPATASATAAANTRASTQAPAPAGPAPHRLMTVCVGALLAADAGLLAGRRCTTHHELLDDLLRIAPTAHVLANQVWVEDGALFTSAGITAGIDLALHCIARECGEALAASVAQVMVAATRRGAAAPQLSPLLAFRDHLHPAVHRVQEEVAERPGDDWSAEALAAVAHVTPRHLARLFRQHTGLSPRDYVEHVRAALARQAVARGASGPQAAALAGFSSDRQWRRARGRTAVPAPDRP